One part of the Denticeps clupeoides chromosome 8, fDenClu1.1, whole genome shotgun sequence genome encodes these proteins:
- the LOC114795178 gene encoding guanine nucleotide-binding protein subunit alpha-13-like, whose translation MADFLPSRSALLRFTSCLLNSGEAEQVRKSRQIDRSLSREKKHVKRLVKILLLGAGESGKSTFLKQMRIIHGQDFDQGAREEFRATIYSNVIKGVRVLVDAREKLHIPWGEPSNQAHGETVMGFDTRSALMAQGMVEMKVFLQYQPSIRALWADSGIQQAYDRRREFQLGESVKYFLDNLDKLGKPDYLPSQQDILMARKPTRGIHEYDFEIRNVPFKIVDVGGQRSERRRWFECFESVTSILFLVSSSEYDQVLMEDRQTNRLTESLNIFETIVNNRVFASVSIILFLNKTDLLEEKIKSVSIKDYFPEFSGDPHNLADVQSFLVDCFRTKRREPQQKPLYHHFTTAINTENIRLVFRDVKDTILHANLRQLMLMPLT comes from the exons ATGGCGGACTTCCTGCCGTCCCGCTCCGCGCTGCTCCGCTTCACCAGCTGCCTGCTGAACAGCGGCGAGGCGGAGCAGGTGAGGAAGTCGCGGCAGATCGACCGCAGCCTCTCCCGGGAGAAGAAGCACGTCAAGCGGCTGGTGAAGATCCTGCTGCTGGGCGCGGGCGAGAGCGGCAAGTCCACCTTCCTCAAGCAGATGCGCATCATCCACGGCCAGGACTTCGACCAGGGCGCCCGGGAGGAGTTCCGGGCCACGATCTACAGCAACGTTATCAAAG GGGTTCGGGTGCTGGTGGACGCCCGTGAGAAGCTGCACATCCCTTGGGGAGAACCCTCCAACCAGGCGCACGGGGAGACGGTGATGGGCTTCGACACCCGCTCGGCGCTGATGGCGCAGGGGATGGTGGAGATGAAGGTGTTCCTGCAGTACCAGCCGTCCATCCGCGCGCTGTGGGCCGACAGCGGCATCCAGCAGGCGTACGACCGGCGCCGGGAGTTCCAGCTG GGCGAATCGGTTAAATACTTCCTGGACAATTTGGATAAACTTGGGAAGCCG GATTATCTCCCCAGTCAGCAGGACATCCTCATGGCTCGCAAACCCACCCGGGGGATCCATGAATACGACTTTGAAATCAGGAACGTTCCCTTCAAGATTGTGGATGTGGGCGGGCAGCGCTCGGAGCGGCGGCGGTGGTTCGAGTGCTTCGAGAGCGTCACGTCCATCCTGTTCCTCGTCTCATCCAGCGAGTACGACCAGGTGCTGATGGAGGATCGTCAGACGAACCGCCTCACCGAGTCCCTCAACATCTTTGAGACCATCGTCAACAACCGCGTCTTTGCCAGCGTCTCCATCATACTCTTCCTCAACAAGACGGACTTGCTGGAGGAGAAAATAAAGTCCGTGTCCATCAAAGACTACTTCCCCGAGTTCAGCGGCGACCCTCACAACTTGGCTGACGTGCAAAGCTTCCTGGTCGATTGTTTCCGGACCAAACGGCGGGAGCCGCAGCAGAAGCCGCTGTACCACCACTTCACCACGGCCATCAACACTGAGAACATTCGGCTGGTGTTCCGCGACGTCAAGGACACCATCTTACACGCAAACCTGAGGCAGCTCATGCTCATGCCACTGACCTga
- the LOC114795168 gene encoding regulator of G-protein signaling 9-like isoform X2, with protein MTIRNVQDHGQRFRPRMSCLKKVEALMLEMQDPASGVKSQTQRLVITTIPHALSGEDIVAWIASRFKIDALDAQAFGTVMVAFGYIYPLQDHKRLILKPDASLYRFQTPYFWPAQQWPVEDTDYAIYLAKRNIRKKGVLELHEQEQYNNLHKWLNHKWDFIVMQAKEQYRAGKERKKPDRVVFDCQERAYWVVHRPPPATVSAMEQGMLRLVDPNEEEKKTSDYYRRIIIFTQQCIMRPRVKSSVSIGALVKYTTTYKQHDPFLAPCLPSSPWLTDDATYWTLNMPNVEVPTKMRVERWTFSFGELLSDPRGRDDFRLFLKKEFSGASMCDRQLLRDCAWRRRVTSVLLTFFVSRTFLARGAPRWINIDGKTMEVTVKGLKHPHRYVLDAAQTHIFMLMKKDSYGRYLKSPVFKETQKRAVAPDAHSFSDAQLEANARKRRPSLSPIVLRQQEEEQRAKMAASGPVDITQVMSKLEKRNMPQGEKLKK; from the exons ATGACCATCAGGAACGTGCAGGACCACGGCCAGCGGTTCCGGCCGCGGATGTCGTGCCTCAAGAAG GTGGAGGCTCTGATGCTGGAGATGCAAGATCCTGCATCCGGGGTGAAGTCCCAGACCCAAAGGCTCGTCATCACCACCATACCACACGCCCTCTCCG GAGAAGACATCGTCGCCTGGATCGCCAGTCGTTTTAAAATAGACGCACTCG ATGCCCAGGCTTTTGGGACCGTGATGGTGGCGTTCGGATACATCTACCCTCTTCAGGACCACAAGCGACTCATCCTAAAACCCGACGCCTCGCTGTACCGCTTCCAG ACGCCGTACTTCTGGCCCGCGCAGCAGTGGCCGGTGGAGGACACCGACTATG CGATCTACCTGGCGAAGAGGAACATACGGAAGAAGGGGGTCCTCGAGCTGCACGAGCAG GAGCAGTACAACAACCTTCACAAGTGGCTGAACCACAAGTGGGACTTCATCGTGATGCAGGCGAAGGAGCAGTACAG GGCGGGGAAGGAGCGGAAGAAGCCGGACCGCGTGGTGTTCGACTGCCAGGAGCGGGCGTACTGGGTGGTGCACCGGCCGCCG CCGGCCACGGTCAGCGCCATGGAGCAGGGAATGCTGCGGCTCGTGGACCCCAATGAGGAGGAG aaaaaaacctCAGACTACTACAGACGAATC ATCATTTTCACCCAGCAGTGCATCATGCGGCCGAGAGTCAAGTCGTCTGTCTCCATCGGAGC GCTGGTGAAGTACACAACAACCTACAAACAGCACGACCCCTTTCTGGCCCCCTGCCTTCCCAGCAGCCCATGGCTGACCGACGATGCCACGTACTGGACCTTGAACATGCCCAA TGTCGAGGTCCCCACCAAAATGCGCGTGGAGCGCTGGACGTTCAGCTTCGGCGAGCTGCTCAGCGACCCTCGGGGGAGGGACGACTTCCGCCTCTTCCTGAAGAAGGAGTTCAGCGGTGCGTCGATGTGTGATCGGCAACTGCTTCGCGACTGCGCCTGGCGACGCCGCGTGACCTCTGTACTGTTGACCTTCTTCGTGtccag GACATTCCTGGCCCGTGGAGCTCCTCGCTGGATCAACATCGACGGGAAAACGATGGAGGTGACGGTGAAGGGGCTGAAACACCCCCACCGCTACGTGCTGGACGCCGCCCAGACGCACATTTTCATGCTGATGAAGAAG GACTCGTACGGACGATACCTGAAGTCCCCCGTGTTCAAGGAGACCCAGAAAAGGGCCGTGGCCCCTGACGCCCACAGCTTCAG CGACGCCCAGTTGGAGGCGAACGCACGAAAGCGCAGGCCGAGTCTGAGCCCCATCGTCCTCCgtcagcaggaggaggagcagcggGCCAAGATGGCGGCCAGCGGCCCAGTGGACATCACGCAGGTCATGAGCAAACTTGAAAAGCGCAACATGCCACAAGGAGAAAAGCTTAAGAAATAG
- the LOC114795733 gene encoding regulator of G-protein signaling 9-like gives TSVSVSAQLCRFTAPVPHLAVYSGFCQSQATASPGVVTLPNSAACPSPISVAIDSTPASERRCDSHGGPGSNFPSIVGSREATSPAKESQTPTSRPRATLSLSRFLRRGCAASSVFASLSPKCGVAAGSGRVQPLGMEPQTLSQPRRSANFFQIKVDIPPECRIYPIDSEDEQESPGSAKGAVKEIICPWESITKQDGAG, from the exons acatctgtctctgtctctgcgCAGTTGTGTCGCTTCACTGCCCCTGTGCCACACCTGGCTGTGTACTCTGGCTTCTGCCAGAGCCAGGCCACTGCCTCGCCAGGGGTCGTGACCTTACCCAACAGTGCGGCCTGCCCCTCGCCCATCAGCGTGGCCATTGACAGCACGCCCGCCTCCGAGCGCCGCTGTGACAGCCACGGCGGGCCAGGTTCCAACTTTCCCTCCATCGTAGGGAGCCGGGAGGCCACATCTCCTGCGAAGGAGAGTCAGACGCCCACCTCACGGCCCCGCGCGACGCTGTCCCTGAGCCGCTTCCTTCGCCGCGGCTGTGCCGCCTCCTCTGTCTTCGCCAGCCTGTCGCCCAAGTGTGGCGTGGCAGCGGGCAGTGGCCGGGTGCAACCTCTAGGCATGGAGCCACAAACTCTGTCTCAGCCCCGCAGGAGTGCAAA CTTTTTTCAGATCAAAGTGGACATCCCGCCAGAGTGCCGGATCTACCCCATCGACTCGGAGGACGAGCAGGAGAGCCCCGGCTCGGCCAAAGGTGCCGTGAAGGAGATCATCTGCCCTTGGGAGTCAATTACCAAGCAGGATGGAGCCGGATAG
- the LOC114795168 gene encoding regulator of G-protein signaling 9-like isoform X1 codes for MTIRNVQDHGQRFRPRMSCLKKVEALMLEMQDPASGVKSQTQRLVITTIPHALSGEDIVAWIASRFKIDALDAQAFGTVMVAFGYIYPLQDHKRLILKPDASLYRFQTPYFWPAQQWPVEDTDYAIYLAKRNIRKKGVLELHEQEQYNNLHKWLNHKWDFIVMQAKEQYRAGKERKKPDRVVFDCQERAYWVVHRPPPATVSAMEQGMLRLVDPNEEEKKTSDYYRRIIIFTQQCIMRPRVKSSVSIGALVKYTTTYKQHDPFLAPCLPSSPWLTDDATYWTLNMPNVEVPTKMRVERWTFSFGELLSDPRGRDDFRLFLKKEFSGENLAFWESCEDLKWGTAATMNEKAQHIYKTFLARGAPRWINIDGKTMEVTVKGLKHPHRYVLDAAQTHIFMLMKKDSYGRYLKSPVFKETQKRAVAPDAHSFSDAQLEANARKRRPSLSPIVLRQQEEEQRAKMAASGPVDITQVMSKLEKRNMPQGEKLKK; via the exons ATGACCATCAGGAACGTGCAGGACCACGGCCAGCGGTTCCGGCCGCGGATGTCGTGCCTCAAGAAG GTGGAGGCTCTGATGCTGGAGATGCAAGATCCTGCATCCGGGGTGAAGTCCCAGACCCAAAGGCTCGTCATCACCACCATACCACACGCCCTCTCCG GAGAAGACATCGTCGCCTGGATCGCCAGTCGTTTTAAAATAGACGCACTCG ATGCCCAGGCTTTTGGGACCGTGATGGTGGCGTTCGGATACATCTACCCTCTTCAGGACCACAAGCGACTCATCCTAAAACCCGACGCCTCGCTGTACCGCTTCCAG ACGCCGTACTTCTGGCCCGCGCAGCAGTGGCCGGTGGAGGACACCGACTATG CGATCTACCTGGCGAAGAGGAACATACGGAAGAAGGGGGTCCTCGAGCTGCACGAGCAG GAGCAGTACAACAACCTTCACAAGTGGCTGAACCACAAGTGGGACTTCATCGTGATGCAGGCGAAGGAGCAGTACAG GGCGGGGAAGGAGCGGAAGAAGCCGGACCGCGTGGTGTTCGACTGCCAGGAGCGGGCGTACTGGGTGGTGCACCGGCCGCCG CCGGCCACGGTCAGCGCCATGGAGCAGGGAATGCTGCGGCTCGTGGACCCCAATGAGGAGGAG aaaaaaacctCAGACTACTACAGACGAATC ATCATTTTCACCCAGCAGTGCATCATGCGGCCGAGAGTCAAGTCGTCTGTCTCCATCGGAGC GCTGGTGAAGTACACAACAACCTACAAACAGCACGACCCCTTTCTGGCCCCCTGCCTTCCCAGCAGCCCATGGCTGACCGACGATGCCACGTACTGGACCTTGAACATGCCCAA TGTCGAGGTCCCCACCAAAATGCGCGTGGAGCGCTGGACGTTCAGCTTCGGCGAGCTGCTCAGCGACCCTCGGGGGAGGGACGACTTCCGCCTCTTCCTGAAGAAGGAGTTCAGCG gtgagaacctggccttCTGGGAGTCGTGCGAGGACCTGAAATGGGGGACGGCCGCGACAATGAATGAGAAAGCCCAGCACATCTACAA GACATTCCTGGCCCGTGGAGCTCCTCGCTGGATCAACATCGACGGGAAAACGATGGAGGTGACGGTGAAGGGGCTGAAACACCCCCACCGCTACGTGCTGGACGCCGCCCAGACGCACATTTTCATGCTGATGAAGAAG GACTCGTACGGACGATACCTGAAGTCCCCCGTGTTCAAGGAGACCCAGAAAAGGGCCGTGGCCCCTGACGCCCACAGCTTCAG CGACGCCCAGTTGGAGGCGAACGCACGAAAGCGCAGGCCGAGTCTGAGCCCCATCGTCCTCCgtcagcaggaggaggagcagcggGCCAAGATGGCGGCCAGCGGCCCAGTGGACATCACGCAGGTCATGAGCAAACTTGAAAAGCGCAACATGCCACAAGGAGAAAAGCTTAAGAAATAG